One region of Bombus affinis isolate iyBomAffi1 chromosome 3, iyBomAffi1.2, whole genome shotgun sequence genomic DNA includes:
- the LOC126914377 gene encoding microtubule-actin cross-linking factor 1, isoforms 1/2/3/4 isoform X36 has translation MSTQAYYKERLGFDPADTVAEHHREQRSQHGYEESLSKFKDERDAIQKKTFTKWVNKHLKKASRHVGDLFEDLRDGHNLISLLEVLSGEHLPRERGRMRFHMLQNVQMALDFLRYKKIKLVNIRAEDIVDGNPKLTLGLIWTIILHFQISDIVVGQESNVTAREALLRWARRSTARYPGVRVTDFTGSWRDGLAFSALIHRNRPDLVDWKGARASQPRERLDRVFYVAEREYGVTRLLDPEDVDTPEPDEKSLITYISSLYDVFPEPPTIHPLYDAEDQRRSEEYRELASSLHMWIREKMCLMQERVFPPTLIEMKNLAAGSTKFKNEEVPPRYRDKQRLSYIFRDLQKYFEAVGEVDIEPHLRIEVIEENWNRLMMLHQEREQAIIDEIKRLERLQRLAEKVHREMKATDNRLEELERRVEDEARRLDRLHPLEAKHAVDLLEQDIRNTEVQIQNIFPDVHTLTEGRYSQAAELRKRVQKLHQRWVALRSLLHKRLVQPLSAVSFPVEERVVTKHRTTVHETRLVDTNPHFRALHDCIDWCKAKIKQLQDADYGSDLPSVQNELEVHQREHKNIEQFHPKVERCVQAKSHFHAEELTLYSQHLTVLQKLHTELLAASNKRLSDLDTLHDFIQSATNELVWLSSKEETEVTRDWSDKNLNVQSIEQYYESLMSDLEKREIQFSAVQDRGEALVLQHHPAAKTIEAYMSAMQSQWTWLLQLTLCLEVHLKHAAQSQQFFRDVQQAEQWISKRDESLNTIYSQSEFSLDEGERLLKGMQELREELNSYGDHVQKLVDQAKDVVPMKQRRQPVARPMQVTCVCSYKQVNMSIEKGEQCTLYDNSGRIKWRVKNQEGVESPVPGVCFALQPPDKDALDAAERLRRQYDRSVGLWQRKQLRLRQNMIFATIKVVKGWDLPQFLAMGQDQRTAIRKALNEDADKLLSEGDPADPQLRRLKRETAEVNKLFDELEKRARAEEESKNAGRIFNEQISAIQEALDEAERVLNTRIAAPLPRDIDSLEHLVLQHKDFEQTLKRQTSDLDKVQQTFRGITLKTPAMRNKLDAVTTKWTNIWNSSNLYIERLKCVEIVLSSLEENTTSVSELEVKLASFDELPPDLKGLQNVLEDLMVLQNAISQQQTAMDKLNEDTQNARHVVEKSRPSHRGSHSDMDRLDDEVNKLNSRWTNLCAQLVERVRSAEAAYGLAQQLEHAYRNEVDFIDESYEKLEVENAKNLLNKVVERAPAIEAVNVTGSRLIREGKIYGQRLRAFTEQLEDICPSLDASVKKPRREFVSTVDDVARDLDTLNKRYTTLVELLQERVTQLAAQQTEETSQQFQEALEGLQKWLTDTEEMVSNQKSPSSDYNVVKAQLQEQKFLKKMLMDQQNSMSSSYNMGQEVAAEAEPKEQKKIEKQLKDLMARFDNLTESAAKRMEALEQAMGVAKQFQDKLIPLQTWLDKTEKRVRDMELVPTDEEKIQQRVTEHDGLHEDILSKKPEFSELTEVASQLMSLVGEDEAAALADKLQDAADRYAALVERSESLGNLLQRSRQGLRHLVLSYQELQAWMEGMEIRLSKYRVLAVHTEKLLQQMEDLADLTEEVSTRQTEVDSTTDTGLELMKHISSDEALQLKDKLDSLQRRFNDLVSRGSDLLKHAQESLPLVQQFHDNHNRLMDWMQAAESALQSAEPREDEIIRLEMEISEYRPVLDKINAVGPQLSQLSPGEGAATIEALVIRDNRRFAAIAEQIQRKAERLQLSKQRSLEVIGDIDDLLEWFHEVDNQLREAEPPSSEPEIIRVQLKEHKALNDDISSQKGRVRDVISTAKKVIRENGQYEDKSTIRENMEDLRETMEIVSGLSMDRLGALEQALPLAEHLRDTHIDLVSWLEEAEQQVAMLPMPALRPDLIAAQQDKNEFLVQSINEHKPLVEKLNKTGEALLKLCNEEEGMKIQDILEADTTRYAALRAELRGRQQTLEQALQESSQFSDKLEGMLRALSSTADQVNGAEPISAHPGRLRDQMEENSALVDELAQRSEAYAAVRRAADDVISKAGNRADPAVKDIKRKLDKLNKLWSDVQKSTTDRGQTLDEALAIAEKFWSELNGVMSTLRELQDALAGQAPPAAQPAAIQQQQVALQEIRHEIDQTKPDVEQVRASGHELMGLCGEPDKPDVRKHIEDLDQAWDNVTALYARREENLIDAMEKAMEFHETLQNLLEFLQEAEDKFSSMGLLGSDIDEVKKQIKQLANFKAEVDPHMVKVEALNRQAAELTERTSSEQAAAIKEPLGAVNRRWDGLLRGLVERQRLLENALLRLGQFQHALDELLVWIEKTDDTLDNLKAVAGDPQVIEVELAKLKVLVNDIQAHQTSVDTLNDAGRQLIEDGKGTAEASTTAEKLGTLNRRWRDLLQRAADRQRELEDALREAQTFTAEIQDLLSWLGDVDNTIVASKPVGGLPETASEQLERFMEVYNELEQNRLKVESVLQQGQAYLKRADSTSAGGLNHNLRTLKQRWDNVTARASDKKIKLEIALKEATEFHDALQSFVDWLTNAEKILTNLKPVSRVMETILGQIEEHKAFQKDVGVHRETMLNLDKKGTHLKYFSQKQDVILIKNLLISVQHRWERVVSKSAERTRALDHGYKEAREFHDAWSNIMNWLDETEKTLDEVASDGALGGNDPEKIKARLNKHRELQKALSAKQGTYDATMKNGKSLKDKAPKSDEFALKELLNELKNKWTTVCGKCVDRQRKLEEALLFSGQFKDAIQALLEWLSKSEKQLADTGPLYGDLDTVMNLVEQHKTFEKDLESRVSQMESVIKTGRELLAKATPDDASAIGSQLAEINNLWDTVTKLSSDKTERLQEALREAERLHKAVHVLLEWLSDAEMKLRFAGQLPEDEQESRNQLMEHEKFLRELSTKEIEKDQTLELAHVILAKAHPDGALVIKHWITIIQSRWEEVSTWAQQRNQRLENHMRGLQDLDNLLEELLSWLEGLENTLNALEAEPLPDDKATLEMLIVDHREFMENTSRRQNEVDRVCKARQIKSAKDTMKITKAKSPAPTRASPGRERTPDLLPHIGPRFPPKGSKGAEPEFRSPRVKLLWDRWRHVWMLAWERQRRLQDKYNYIQELDRVANFSWEDWRKRFLKFMNHKKSRLTDLFRKMDKNNDGLIPREDFIQGIMNTKFETSRLEMGAVADLFDRHGEGLIDWKEFIAALRPDWEERRTYNDTDKIHDEVKRLVMLCTCRQKFRVFQVGEGKYRFGDSQKLRLVRILRSTVMVRVGGGWVALDEFLLKNDPCRAKGRTNIELREQFILADGVSQTMTAFRSKPSPTSTLQRTPISSANAGPITKVRERSARSVPMGQSRASRSSLSAGTPDSLSDNESSFKLGSARKTSTPYRSSMTPGGSRPSSRPTSRPTSRPTSRPGSRPASRQGSKPPSRYGSTQSLDSTDDSTNVSRIPRRTAVSTTGNTPTSSRHNSVSGKRLSVNGSSSRPRTPTGLVSPASGVPARTRTPSSGSSTPLPPSLKLSRKPSGASDTSVSTTPATKRKGKPTPIDQRAPFRL, from the exons ATGTCCACTCAAGCTTATTACAAGGAGAGGCTCGGTTTCGATCCGGCCGATACCGTGGCGGAACATCATCGTGAGCAGAGATCGCAGCACGGATACGAGGAGTCTCTTTCCAAGTTCAAAG ACGAACGAGACGCGATCCAAAAGAAAACATTTACCAAATGGGTGAACAAGCATCTGAAAAAG GCCAGCAGACATGTCGGAGATCTGTTCGAAGACCTGCGGGACGGGCACAACCTCATTTCCTTGCTGGAGGTACTCTCGGGCGAGCATCTT CCGCGAGAGAGAGGTCGGATGCGTTTCCACATGCTGCAGAACGTACAAATGGCTCTTGACTTTTTGCGCTATAAGAAGATCAAGCTCGTTAATATTCGTGCTGAAGACATTGTCGATGGAAACCCAAAGTTGACTCTAGGTTTGATATGGACCATCATACTTCACTTCCAG aTATCCGATATCGTAGTGGGTCAGGAATCGAACGTGACTGCCCGCGAAGCTCTTCTGAGATGGGCCAGACGATCGACGGCGCGTTATCCTGGAGTGCGCGTCACGGACTTTACCGGATCGTGGAGGGACGGGCTAGCTTTCAGCGCATTAATCCATCGAAACAGACCAGATCTGGTCGATTGGAAAGGTGCTCGTGCTAGTCAACCACGAGAGCGGCTCGATCGGGTCTTCTACGTCGCGGAGCGCGAGTATGGCGTTACGAGGCTTCTCGATCCCGAAG ACGTGGACACTCCTGAACCGGATGAGAAGTCCTTGATAACGTACATCTCTTCGCTCTACGACGTGTTCCCGGAGCCGCCAACGATTCACCCGTTGTACGATGCCGAGGACCAGAGGCGCTCGGAGGAATATAGAGAGCTAGCTAGTTCCCTCCACATGTGGATCCGCGAAAAAATGTGCCTGATGCAGGAACGTGTCTTCCCGCCGACCTTgatagaaatgaaaaatttggcGGCCGGCAGTACGAAATTCAAGAATGAGGAAGTACCGCCCAGATACAGAGACAAACAACGACTTTCTTACATCTTCAGGGATTTGCAAAAGTACTTCGAAGCGGTCGGTGAGGTGGACATCGAACCTCACTTACGTATCGAGGTTATTGAAGAAAATTGGAATAGATTGATGATGCTGCATCAGGAAAGAGAACAGGCGATAATCGACGAAATTAAACG ACTCGAACGACTGCAACGATTAGCAGAGAAAGTGCACAGAGAGATGAAGGCGACCGACAATCGATTGGAGGAACTCGAGAGACGAGTGGAGGACGAAGCCAGGCGTCTCGATCGACTTCATCCTCTGGAAGCGAAACATGCGGTGGATCTTTTGGAACAGGATATTCGTAACACCGAGGTCCAGAtccaaaatatttttccagACGTGCATACACTTACCGAGGGGCGATACAGTCAGGCGGCCGAACTTCGCAAAAG AGTTCAGAAGCTACATCAACGGTGGGTCGCCCTGCGATCTCTTCTTCATAAACGTTTGGTACAGCCGCTGTCGGCCGTATCTTTCCCGGTAGAAGAACGCGTCGTTACGAAACACCGTACTACCGTCCATGAAACCCGATTGGTCGACACCAATCCACATTTCCGTGCGTTACACGACTGCATCGACTGGTGTAAGGCGAAGATCAAACAGCTCCAGGATGCAGACTATGGCTCCGATTTACCTAGCGTGCAGAACGAACTGGAGGTTCACCAAAGAGAACACAAGAATATCGAGCAGTTCCATCCTAAAGTGGAGAGATGTGTGCAGGCTAAGAGCCACTTTCACGCCGAGGAATTGACATTGTACAGCCAACATCTGACTGTTCTTCAAAAACTTCACACTGAATTATTGGCGGCCTCGAATAAGAGACTTTCCGATTTGGACACTCTACATGACTTTATACAATCGGCGACTAATGAACTGGTTTGGCTGAGTTCTAAGGAGGAGACGGAGGTGACACGCGATTGGAGTGACAAGAATTTGAACGTGCAAAGTATCGAGCAGTATTACGAG TCCCTTATGAGCGACCTAGAGAAGCGGGAGATTCAATTCTCCGCGGTGCAAGATCGAGGCGAAGCTCTGGTCCTTCAACATCATCCCGCCGCGAAAACAATCGAAGCTTACATGTCCGCCATGCAGAGTCAATGGACCTGGCTTCTTCAATTAACTCTTTGTCTAGAAGTTCATCTGAAACACGCAGCACAGAGTCAACAATTTTTCCGGGATGTTCAACAGGCTGAACAGTGGATCTCGAAGAGAGATGAGTCGCTCAACACCATTTATTCCCAATCAGAATTCTCCTTGGACGAGGGTGAACGTTTATTGAAGGGTATGCAAGAACTGCGCGAAGAATTGAATAGTTACGGCGATCATGTGCAGAAACTGGTTGATCAAGCGAAGGACGTGGTTCCTATGAAGCAACGTCGACAGCCTGTGGCACGGCCTATGCAAGTTACGTGCGTCTGCAGTTACAAACAAGTCAAC ATGTCGATTGAGAAGGGCGAACAGTGTACGTTATACGACAACTCTGGTAGGATAAAATGGCGCGTAAAGAATCAAGAAGGCGTCGAGTCCCCTGTTCCAGGCGTCTGCTTTGCTCTTCAGCCACCTGATAAGGATGCTCTCGATGCTGCGGAAAGATTGCGACGACAATATGATCGAAGCGTTGGATTATGGCAACGGAAACAGCTTCGATTACGACAAAACATGATTTTCGCGACCATCAAAGTGGTCAAAGGCTGGGATCTACCGCAGTTCTTGGCTATGGGTCAGGATCAGAGAACTGCTATCAGAAAAGCCTTGAACGAGGATGCTGATAAACTGCTGTCCGAGGGCGATCCTGCTGATCCACAATTGAGGCGACTGAAGCGAGAAACGGCCGAAGTGAACAAATTGTTCGATGAACTGGAGAAACGTGCCAGAGCGGAGGAAGAGTCAAAGAACGCGGGACGTATTTTCAATGAACAGATATCTGCCATTCAAGAAGCATTAGACGAAGCAGAGAGAGTTCTGAATACTCGCATAGCTGCGCCATTACCAAGAGACATTGACAGCTTAGAACATCTGGTTCTGCAACACAAAGATTTCGAGCAAACTCTCAAACGTCAAACATCAGATCTAGATAAAGTTCAGCAAACTTTCCGTGGTATTACTTTGAAGACTCCAGCCATGAGAAACAAGCTCGACGCTGTTACCACCAAATGGACAAATATTTGGAACTCGAGCAATCTGTACATCGAGCGGCTAAAGTGTGTTGAGATCGTGCTTTCTAGTCTTGAGGAGAACACAACCTCGGTATCCGAATTGGAAGTGAAATTGGCATCGTTCGACGAGCTGCCACCGGACCTGAAGGGATTACAGAATGTACTAGAAGATCTGATGGTGCTTCAAAATGCCATCTCTCAACAGCAAACTGCAATGGATAAACTGAACGAAGATACGCAGAACGCAAGACATGTTGTTGAAAAGTCGAGGCCAAGTCATCGTGGCTCTCATTCTGATATGGATCGCTTAGACGATGAAGTGAACAAACTAAACTCCAGATGGACCAATCTCTGTGCTCAGTTGGTCGAAAGAGTTCGCAGCGCGGAAGCAGCTTATGGCCTAGCTCAACAGTTAGAACATGCCTACCGTAACGAGGTTGACTTTATTGACGAATCGTACGAAAAACTCGAGGTGGAGAATGCGAAG AATCTATTGAACAAGGTGGTAGAACGAGCGCCGGCGATCGAAGCAGTAAATGTGACGGGCAGTCGATTGATTCGTGAAGGAAAG ATCTACGGACAAAGGCTTCGAGCGTTCACGGAACAGCTGGAAGATATCTGCCCGTCTTTGGATGCTTCGGTGAAAAAACCGCGACGAGAGTTCGTCTCAACGGTTGATGACGTCGCTCGTGATCTAGATACTCTGAACAAGAGGTACACCACGCTGGTGGAACTTCTTCAGGAACGGGTTACACAGCTGGCAGCGCAACAAACCGAGGAGACATCTCAACAG TTCCAGGAGGCTCTGGAGGGTCTCCAGAAATGGCTAACGGACACAGAGGAAATGGTATCCAACCAGAAATCACCATCGTCGGATTACAACGTAGTTAAGGCGCAATTACAAGAGCAAAAATTCCTGAAGAAGATGCTAATGGATCAGCAAAACTCAATGTCCTCCTCGTACAACATGGGCCAAGAAGTGGCGGCTGAGGCGGAGCCTAAGGAACAGAAGAAGATCGAGAAACAACTAAAAGATTTGATGGCAAGATTCGATAATCTTACGGAAAGCGCTGCTAAGAGAATGGAAGCACTCGAACAAGCGATGGGAGTAGCGAAACAGTTCCAGGATAAACTGATACCACTTCAAACTTGGCTGGACAAGACCGAAAAACGCGTGAGAGATATGGAGTTGGTTCCAACGGACGAGGAAAAAATCCAGCAACGCGTTACCGAACACGATGGTCTTCACGAGGATATTCTGTCAAAGAAACCTGAATTCAGTGAACTTACAGAGGTTGCTAGTCAACTAATGTCCCTGGTAGGCGAGGATGAAGCCGCTGCTTTGGCTGACAAACTTCAGGATGCGGCTGATAGATACGCTGCATTGGTCGAACGATCGGAATCTCTTGGTAACTTGCTTCAACGTTCGAGACAGGGTTTACGTCATCTGGTACTCAGCTATCAAGAACTTCAGGCTTGGATGGAGGGTATGGAAATCAGATTGTCGAAATACAGAGTGCTGGCCGTGCATACGGAGAAGCTTCTTCAACAAATGGAAGACCTAGCTGACTTGACCGAAGAGGTTTCGACTCGACAGACGGAAGTAGACAGTACCACCGATACTGGATTGGAATTAATGAAACACATCTCGAGCGACGAGGCGCTTCAATTGAAAGATAAACTCGATTCTTTGCAACGGCGATTTAATGATTTGGTTAGTCGAGGTTCCGACTTGCTGAAGCACGCGCAAGAGTCTCTTCCATTGGTGCAACAATTCCATGATAATCATAATCGTTTAATGGATTGGATGCAGGCTGCGGAATCGGCTCTGCAATCAGCCGAACCTCGCGAGGATGAAATTATTAGATTAGAAATGGAAATATCGGAATATAGACCAGTTCTAGACAAGATCAACGCCGTTGGGCCGCAGTTGTCTCAGTTATCTCCGGGTGAAGGGGCGGCGACTATCGAAGCTCTAGTCATCAGAGACAACAGGAGATTCGCCGCCATTGCCGAGCAGATTCAACGAAAGGCTGAGAGGCTTCAGCTGAGTAAGCAACGTTCGCTGGAAGTGATCGGTGATATCGACGATTTACTAGAATGGTTCCATGAAGTGGATAATCAATTGAGGGAAGCAGAACCACCGAGCAGCGAACCGGAAATCATCAGGGTACAATTGAAGGAGCATAAAGCCTTGAACGACGACATATCCAGTCAGAAAGGACGTGTTAGGGATGTTATATCCACGGCAAAGAAGGTGATCCGTGAAAATGGTCAATACGAGGACAAATCTACGATCAGAGAAAATATGGAGGACTTACGAGAAACCATGGAAATCGTATCCGGTCTTTCAATGGATAGACTCGGTGCTCTGGAACAAGCTTTGCCATTGGCTGAACATTTACGCGACACTCACATTGATTTAGTCAGCTGGTTAGAGGAGGCTGAACAACAAGTCGCAATGCTTCCTATGCCTGCTTTAAGACCCGATCTAATAGCCGCCCAACAGGACAAGAATGAGTTCCTCGTGCAGAGTATCAACGAACACAAACCTTTGGTCGAGAAGCTGAACAAAACTGGTGAAGCATTGTTGAAGCTGTGCAATGAAGAAGAAGGTATGAAAATACAGGACATATTGGAAGCAGACACTACTCGATATGCAGCCCTCAGAGCAGAACTTCGTGGTCGACAGCAGACTCTCGAACAAGCACTTCAGGAATCTTCTCAGTTCTCCGACAAGCTGGAAGGAATGCTGCGTGCTCTCTCATCAACTGCCGATCAAGTAAATGGCGCCGAACCGATCAGCGCTCATCCTGGTCGGTTAAGAGATCAGATGGAAGAGAATTCCGCTCTGGTCGACGAATTGGCTCAAAGATCCGAGGCCTATGCGGCTGTGAGGAGGGCCGCCGATGACGTGATCAGCAAGGCAGGTAATAGAGCTGATCCAGCCGTAAAGGACATCAAACGGAAGCTGGACAAATTGAACAAACTATGGAGCGACGTGCAAAAGTCGACGACCGACAGAGGTCAAACGTTAGACGAAGCTTTGGCGATCGCCGAAAAATTCTGGTCCGAGTTGAATGGCGTGATGTCGACTCTGCGAGAGCTTCAGGATGCTCTTGCTGGTCAGGCGCCACCAGCAGCTCAACCTGCTGCCATCCAACAGCAACAGGTTGCCTTGCAGGAGATTAGGCACGAAATCGACCAAACGAAACCAGATGTCGAGCAAGTACGAGCTTCTGGTCACGAGTTGATGGGTCTTTGCGGTGAGCCAGACAAACCAGATGTTAGAAAGCATATTGAAGATTTGGATCAAGCATGGGATAACGTGACTGCCCTATATGCCAGAAGAGAGGAAAATCTGATCGATGCTATGGAGAAGGCCATGGAGTTCCACGAGACCTTGCAAAATCTTTTGGAGTTCCTACAAGAAGCCGAGGACAAGTTCTCCAGTATGGGACTGCTAGGAAGCGACATCGACGAAGTTAAAAAACAGATCAAACAATTGGCCAATTTCAAAGCCGAAGTAGATCCTCACATGGTCAAGGTCGAAGCTCTAAACAG ACAAGCTGCCGAACTGACAGAGAGAACGTCCTCGGAACAAGCTGCGGCCATCAAAGAACCGCTTGGTGCCGTTAACAGACGGTGGGACGGACTGCTTCGAGGTCTCGTGGAGAGGCAAAGACTCTTGGAGAACGCGTTACTACGTCTAGGGCAATTCCAGCACGCTCTAGACGAGTTGTTGGTATGGATCGAGAAGACGGACGACACTTTGGATAACTTGAAGGCCGTTGCCGGCGATCCTCAAGTGATCGAAGTGGAATTAGCTAAACTGAAAGTACTTGTGAATGATATTCAAGCCCATCAGACCAGCGTGGACACTCTGAACGACGCTGGAAGACAGTTAATAGAGGATGGAAAGGGAACAGCCGAAGCTTCGACGACTGCTGAGAAATTAGGCACTTTGAATCGTCGTTGGCGCGATTTGTTGCAACGTGCTGCTGATCGTCAACGAGAACTGGAAGATGCGCTTAGAGAAGCGCAAACCTTTACGGCGGAGATACAGGACCTTTTGTCTTGGCTGGGTGATGTGGACAATACCATAGTAGCTTCGAAACCTGTTGGAGGATTGCCGGAAACGGCTTCAGAACAGTTAGAACGCTTTATGGAAGTGTACAACGAATTGGAACAAAATCGTTTGAAAGTCGAATCGGTTCTTCAACAAGGACAAGCATACTTGAAGCGTGCCGATTCTACTAGTGCCGGTGGTCTGAATCACAACTTGAGGACTTTGAAACAACGATGGGATAATGTGACTGCTCGCGCAAGTGATAAAAAGATCAAGCTTGAGATCGCTCTGAAAGAGGCTACAGAGTTCCACGATGCACTCCAATCGTTTGTCGATTGGTTAACCAACGCGGAGAAGATTCTCACGAATCTGAAACCTGTGTCGAGGGTAATGGAAACTATACTCGGACAGATAGAGGAACACAAAGCGTTTCAGAAAGACGTTGGAGTTCATCGTGAGACTATGCTGAACCTCGATAAGAAGGGCACGCATTTGAAATACTTTTCACAGAAACAGGACGTGATTCTAATCAAAAACTTGTTGATAAGTGTGCAACACAGATGGGAAAGAGTAGTTTCGAAGTCTGCAGAGAGAACCAGGGCTCTTGATCACGGATACAAAGAGGCCAGAGAATTCCACGATGCTTGGTCCAATATAATGAACTGGCTCGACGAAACGGAGAAGACTTTGGACGAGGTTGCCAGTGATGGCGCCCTTGGAGGAAATGATCCAGAGAAGATCAAAGCTAGATTGAATAAGCACCGTGAATTGCAGAAAGCTCTCAGCGCCAAACAGGGTACCTATGACGCAACTATGAAGAATGGAAAATCATTAAAAGACAAAGCGCCTAAAAGCGACGAATTTGCTCTAAAAGAACTTTTGAATGAGTTGAAGAACAAGTGGACCACTGTTTGTGGTAAGTGCGTGGATAGACAGAGGAAGCTCGAGGAAGCATTGTTGTTCTCGGGACAATTCAAGGACGCTATTCAAGCGTTGCTGGAATGGCTTAGTAAGTCTGAGAAGCAGCTGGCGGACACCGGTCCACTTTATGGCGACCTTGATACTGTAATGAATTTGGTTGAACAACATAAGACCTTCGAGAAGGATCTCGAATCCAGAGTCTCTCAGATGGAATCTGTAATCAAAACGGGTCGCGAGCTTCTTGCTAAGGCGACACCTGATGATGCATCTGCTATAGGATCACAGCTTGCTGAAATAAATAATCTTTGGGACACGGTAACCAAGTTGTCCTCTGACAAGACTGAACGACTCCAAGAAGCCCTCAGAGAGGCTGAACGCCTTCACAAGGCAGTTCACGTACTTCTGGAGTGGCTGAGTGATGCTGAGATGAAGCTGAGATTCGCTGGACAGTTGCCGGAAGACGAACAGGAGAGCAGGAATCAGTTGATGGAACACGAAAAGTTCTTGCGTGAATTAAGCaccaaagaaattgaaaaagatcAAACATTGGAGCTGGCTCACGTGATTCTTGCAAAGGCACACCCTGACGGAGCTTTGGTTATCAAACACTGGATCACGATCATTCAGTCCAGATGGGAGGAGGTTTCCACCTGGGCCCAACAAAGGAATCAAAGATTGGAGAATCATATGCGAGGACTTCAG GACCTCGACAATCTTCTGGAAGAACTACTGTCATGGTTAGAAGGTTTGGAGAACACTCTCAACGCTCTCGAAGCTGAGCCTCTACCAGACGATAAAGCTACTTTAGAAATGCTGATTGTGGATCACAGAGAATTTATGGAGAACACCAGTCGAAGACAGAACGAAGTTGACCGCGTCTGCAAAGCCAGACAGATCAAATCTGCGAAAGATACGATGAAGATAACGAAGGCTAAGTCACCTGCTCCAAC CCGAGCCAGCCCAGGCCGTGAGAGAACGCCCGATTTGTTGCCGCACATCGGCCCACGGTTCCCACCCAAAGGAAG CAAAGGTGCCGAACCGGAGTTCCGTAGTCCCAGAGTAAAACTGCTGTGGGACAGGTGGAGACACGTTTGGATGTTGGCGTGGGAACGTCAACGTCGTTTACAGGATAAGTATAATTATATCCAAGAACTGGACCGTGTCGCAAACTTCAGCTGGGAGGATTGGCGCAAGAGA TTCCTGAAATTCATGAACCACAAAAAGTCCAGATTAACAGATCTCTTCAGGAAAATGGATAAGAATAACGACGGACTGATTCCACGGGAGGACTTCATTCAAGGAATCATGAACACCA AATTCGAGACTTCACGGTTAGAAATGGGAGCGGTCGCAGATTTGTTCGATCGCCACGGTGAAGGATTGATAGATTGGAAAGAATTCATCGCAGCTCTAAGACCAGACTGGGAGGAACGCAGAACCTATAACGACACTGACAAGATTCACGATGAAGTGAAACGATTGGTGATGCTTTGTACTTGTCGCCAGAAATTCCGTGTATTTCAAGTTGGCGAAGGAAAATATAGG TTTGGAGACAGTCAAAAGTTGCGGTTGGTTCGGATTCTACGATCGACCGTGATGGTACGAGTCGGTGGTGGATGGGTAGCATTGGACgaatttctattaaaaaatgATCCTTGCCGCG CCAAGGGAAGAACGAATATCGAGCTGCGAGAACAATTCATATTGGCGGATGGCGTCAGCCAGACAATGACGGCGTTCAGATCGAAACCGAGCCCAACCTCGACGCTGCAGCGTACGCCAATCTCATCCGCGAATGCCGGACCCATCACCAAG GTGAGAGAACGCAGCGCTCGCAGCGTTCCCATGGGACAGTCACGAGCATCGCGCTCTTCGTTGAGCGCTGGAACGCCGGACAGCCTAAGCGACAACGAGAGCTCCTTCAAGCTTGGCTCCGCCAGAAAAACAAGTACACCCTACAGAAGCTCTATGACACCGG GCGGTAGTCGACCATCGAGTAGACCAACCTCGAGACCAACGTCCAGACCAACCAGTAGACCCGGAAGTAGGCCCGCATCCAGGCAAGGAAGCAAACCACCGAGTCGCTATGGTTCCACACAGTCGTTGGATAGTACTG ATGATTCGACAAATGTGAGCCGCATTCCACGCAGAACGGCTGTGAGCACGACAGGCAATACTCCCACTTCTAGCAGACACAATAGCGTGTCAGGAAAGCGCTTATCGGTGAACGGTTCGAGCTCACGACCTCGAACGCCCACCGGCCTGGTTAGTCCTGCCAGTGGTGTTCCAGCGAG AACAAGGACACCGTCCAGTGGATCGAGCACGCCACTGCCGCCTTCTTTGAAGCTATCGAGGAAACCTTCTGGAGCATCGGATACGTCCGTATCGACCACACCGGCCACTAAACGAAAAGGCAAACC